One genomic region from Frateuria soli encodes:
- a CDS encoding helix-turn-helix domain-containing protein, producing the protein MTRRIERAMALLRRGDLSVTEVCFTVGCASLGTFSTRFTELVGRSPGAYRRETAGATAGMPSCVARQVTRPVRNREAPEREPDLA; encoded by the coding sequence ATGACCCGGCGCATCGAGCGCGCGATGGCGCTGCTGCGCCGGGGCGACCTCAGCGTCACCGAGGTCTGCTTCACCGTCGGGTGCGCCTCGCTCGGGACATTCAGTACGCGCTTCACCGAGCTGGTCGGTCGCTCGCCGGGTGCCTACCGGCGCGAGACGGCCGGCGCGACCGCCGGCATGCCCTCGTGCGTCGCGCGGCAGGTGACGCGGCCGGTCAGGAATCGAGAAGCGCCGGAGCGGGAACCGGACCTAGCATGA
- a CDS encoding AraC family transcriptional regulator, with product MDDPVIGSPPSSRHWRDLARLRRVRDRIDREYAQPLNVEALARGVHMSGGHLSRQFKAAFGESPTAT from the coding sequence ATGGACGATCCGGTGATCGGCAGCCCGCCTTCGTCCCGTCACTGGCGCGACCTCGCCCGGCTGCGGCGCGTGCGCGACCGCATCGACCGCGAATACGCGCAGCCGCTCAACGTCGAGGCGCTGGCGCGCGGCGTGCACATGTCCGGCGGGCACCTCAGCCGCCAGTTCAAGGCCGCGTTCGGCGAATCGCCTACAGCTACCTGA
- a CDS encoding general stress protein, giving the protein MYASVYCTVPNRDKAEAIVDDLKEAGFSSSDISVLMQDRSGTREFATEHHTKAPEGATTGGVIGMGAGAGLGWLVGIGTLAIPGLGPFIAAGPIMAALGGAAVGGATGGIVGALIGMGIPEIEARHYDERLRDGHTLITVHTEDMVERDRARAVFERHGAADIATGTGAGLNATGRGATGANLPNGPRF; this is encoded by the coding sequence ATGTACGCATCCGTGTATTGCACCGTTCCCAACCGGGACAAGGCCGAGGCCATCGTCGACGATCTGAAGGAGGCCGGCTTCTCCAGCAGCGACATCTCCGTACTGATGCAGGACCGCAGCGGCACGCGCGAATTCGCCACCGAGCACCACACCAAGGCGCCCGAGGGCGCGACCACGGGTGGCGTGATCGGCATGGGCGCCGGCGCGGGGCTGGGCTGGCTGGTCGGCATCGGCACCCTGGCCATTCCAGGCCTGGGCCCGTTCATCGCCGCCGGACCGATCATGGCCGCGCTCGGTGGCGCGGCGGTCGGCGGCGCGACCGGCGGCATCGTCGGCGCGCTCATCGGCATGGGCATTCCCGAGATCGAAGCCAGGCATTACGACGAGCGCCTGCGCGACGGCCATACGCTGATCACCGTGCACACCGAGGACATGGTCGAGCGCGACCGCGCCCGCGCGGTCTTCGAGCGCCACGGCGCCGCCGATATCGCCACCGGCACCGGCGCGGGACTGAACGCCACGGGACGCGGCGCCACCGGCGCCAACCTCCCCAACGGACCTCGTTTCTGA
- a CDS encoding M61 family metallopeptidase, whose amino-acid sequence MSRVAFAGSSAAARRGPWRLALAVSMALAGGTAGAQASADARVPPPQDTPYPGTVAIHVDASDTRQGIFRVHETLPVQAGALTLLYPKWIPGDHSPSGPVAMLAGLKLSADGKPLKWTRDEYDVYAFHLNVPAGVSSIDADFQYLSSRDGGYEMTDRMLDLEWNKVALYPAGHFSRNITFAPRVTLPHGWQFGSALEPDGQAKLSSSGDTTTFKPVAFNTLVDSPIYAGRYFKRVDLTPKGGAPVHLDVVADAPRYLEITPEQLQAHRALVAEATTLFGSHHYDHYDFLFSLSDQLGGNGLEHHQSSENGLEADYFTAWKEAAPGRDLLAHEYTHSWNGKFRRPADLWTPNFNVPMGDSLLWVYEGQTQYWGFVLTARAGLWTPEQFRDALAMTAANYERNREGFHWRTLEDTTNDPTAAHRAGLPYRSWQMSEEYYSAGQMIWLEVDAKLRALTHDRKSLDDFARAFFGVDNGSFVTRTYTFDDVAAALNGVAPYDWAGFLHARVDTLDPPLLDGLAGTGWKLVYTDQPSAYEKQYDSRPQSPRHLYNFAWSIGLTLDEHGQINDVRWDGPAFRAGVSTGATLVAVNGHDYTTDVLKQAITATKGGSTPIRLLLKFQGGYRSVPVDYSGGLQYPHLARVEGTPDYLGEIIAPHTR is encoded by the coding sequence ATGTCCCGTGTCGCTTTCGCTGGTTCATCGGCCGCCGCGCGCCGCGGGCCCTGGCGCCTCGCCCTGGCCGTATCGATGGCTCTCGCGGGCGGCACGGCCGGCGCCCAGGCGTCCGCGGACGCGCGTGTGCCGCCGCCGCAGGACACGCCCTATCCGGGCACCGTGGCGATCCACGTGGATGCCAGCGATACGCGCCAGGGCATCTTCCGCGTCCACGAGACCCTGCCGGTGCAGGCCGGCGCGCTGACGCTGCTGTATCCGAAATGGATCCCCGGCGACCATTCGCCGAGCGGCCCGGTGGCCATGCTTGCCGGCCTGAAGCTGAGCGCCGACGGCAAGCCGCTCAAGTGGACGCGCGATGAATATGACGTGTACGCGTTCCACCTGAACGTGCCTGCCGGCGTGTCCAGCATCGATGCGGACTTCCAGTACCTCTCCAGTCGCGATGGCGGCTACGAGATGACCGACCGCATGCTGGACCTGGAATGGAACAAGGTGGCGCTGTACCCGGCCGGCCACTTCTCGAGGAACATCACCTTCGCGCCTCGCGTGACCCTGCCGCACGGCTGGCAGTTCGGCAGCGCGCTGGAACCGGACGGCCAGGCGAAGCTGTCTTCCTCGGGCGACACCACCACCTTCAAGCCGGTGGCGTTCAACACGCTGGTCGATTCGCCGATCTATGCGGGCCGGTATTTCAAGCGCGTCGACCTCACGCCCAAGGGCGGCGCACCGGTGCACCTGGACGTCGTGGCGGACGCGCCCAGGTACCTGGAGATCACGCCGGAGCAGTTGCAGGCGCATCGCGCGCTGGTGGCGGAGGCGACGACGCTGTTCGGCTCGCACCATTACGACCACTACGATTTCCTGTTCTCGCTGTCCGACCAGCTCGGCGGCAACGGCCTGGAACATCACCAGTCCAGCGAGAACGGGCTGGAGGCGGACTACTTCACCGCATGGAAGGAGGCCGCACCGGGACGCGACCTGCTCGCGCACGAGTACACCCACTCCTGGAACGGCAAGTTCCGCCGGCCGGCAGACCTGTGGACGCCCAACTTCAACGTGCCGATGGGCGACTCGCTGCTATGGGTCTACGAGGGGCAGACCCAGTACTGGGGCTTCGTGCTGACCGCGCGCGCCGGACTGTGGACACCGGAACAGTTCCGCGATGCGCTGGCCATGACGGCGGCGAACTACGAACGCAACCGCGAAGGCTTCCACTGGCGCACGCTGGAGGACACCACCAATGACCCGACCGCTGCGCATCGCGCCGGCCTGCCGTACCGCAGCTGGCAGATGAGCGAGGAGTATTACAGCGCCGGCCAGATGATCTGGCTGGAGGTCGATGCCAAGCTGCGCGCGCTGACGCACGACAGGAAGTCGCTGGACGACTTCGCGCGCGCGTTCTTCGGCGTCGACAACGGCAGCTTCGTGACCAGGACCTACACCTTCGACGACGTGGCCGCGGCCCTGAACGGGGTGGCGCCGTACGATTGGGCGGGCTTCCTGCACGCGCGCGTCGACACGCTCGATCCGCCGCTGCTCGACGGCCTGGCAGGCACCGGCTGGAAGCTGGTCTACACCGACCAGCCAAGTGCCTACGAAAAGCAGTACGACAGCCGGCCGCAGTCGCCCCGGCACCTGTACAACTTCGCCTGGTCGATCGGCCTGACACTGGACGAGCACGGACAGATCAACGACGTGCGCTGGGATGGGCCGGCCTTCAGGGCGGGCGTCAGTACCGGTGCCACGCTTGTGGCCGTGAACGGCCACGACTACACGACCGACGTGCTCAAGCAGGCGATCACCGCCACCAAGGGCGGCAGCACACCGATCCGGCTCCTGCTGAAATTCCAGGGGGGCTACCGCAGCGTGCCGGTGGACTACAGCGGTGGCCTGCAGTACCCGCACCTGGCACGCGTCGAGGGCACGCCGGACTACCTTGGCGAGATCATCGCGCCGCACACCCGGTAG
- a CDS encoding ScyD/ScyE family protein, whose amino-acid sequence MTPRKRLLVGALALGLSLVVATPALAADAAATPSTQDIVSLVQTHTGYPVKVSVYATGLNNPRGLKFGPDGYLYVAEGGRGGTHTTTAMDCTQVPEVGPYSGSFTGGRISRIGHHGKRVTVTNRFPSSQTSAETGSLVSGVADVAFIGHTLYAITAGAGCSHGLKGTHNGIARVDADGSIHWIANLSRYQKHHPVQNAEEEDFEPDGTWYSMVALHGHLYALEPNHGELVKVSLDGKVRRVVDVSASQGHIVPTALAYHGRFFIGNLGTFPITAGSEKVLRLTGNGQLWPVADRLTTVLGIAFHHGRMYVLENTTGKDNLGPTPGTGKVVRIDPSGARRTVITGLVLPSAMTFGPDGALYVSNVGFGFPPGMGQVLRFDLDGWRHPH is encoded by the coding sequence ATGACTCCTCGTAAGCGACTTCTGGTCGGCGCGCTGGCGCTTGGCCTTTCCCTCGTCGTCGCCACACCGGCGCTTGCCGCCGATGCCGCCGCGACGCCCAGCACGCAGGACATCGTCAGCCTGGTGCAGACGCACACCGGCTATCCGGTGAAGGTGTCGGTCTATGCCACGGGACTGAACAACCCCCGCGGCCTGAAATTCGGGCCCGACGGCTATCTCTACGTGGCCGAGGGCGGCCGTGGCGGCACCCATACGACGACCGCCATGGACTGCACGCAGGTGCCGGAGGTCGGGCCGTACAGCGGCAGCTTCACCGGTGGGCGTATTTCCCGGATCGGCCACCACGGCAAGCGCGTCACGGTCACCAACAGGTTCCCCTCGAGCCAGACCAGCGCCGAGACCGGCTCACTGGTCAGCGGCGTGGCGGACGTCGCCTTCATCGGCCACACGCTGTATGCCATTACCGCCGGTGCCGGCTGCTCGCACGGGCTCAAGGGCACCCACAACGGCATCGCCCGGGTGGACGCCGACGGGTCGATCCACTGGATCGCCAACCTCAGCCGCTACCAGAAGCACCACCCGGTGCAGAACGCGGAAGAGGAAGACTTCGAGCCGGACGGCACCTGGTACAGCATGGTGGCGCTGCACGGCCACCTGTACGCGCTCGAACCCAACCACGGCGAGCTGGTGAAGGTGAGCCTCGACGGCAAGGTCCGGCGCGTGGTCGATGTCTCGGCCAGCCAGGGGCATATCGTGCCGACCGCGCTGGCGTACCACGGCCGCTTCTTCATCGGCAACCTTGGCACGTTCCCGATCACGGCGGGCTCGGAGAAGGTGCTGCGGCTGACCGGCAACGGGCAGCTGTGGCCGGTGGCGGACCGGCTGACGACCGTACTGGGGATCGCCTTCCACCACGGGCGCATGTACGTGCTGGAGAACACCACCGGCAAGGACAACCTTGGACCGACGCCGGGTACCGGCAAGGTGGTGCGCATCGATCCTTCAGGTGCGCGCCGCACCGTGATCACCGGGCTGGTCTTGCCCTCGGCGATGACGTTCGGTCCGGACGGAGCGCTGTACGTGTCCAACGTGGGCTTCGGCTTCCC
- a CDS encoding VOC family protein, translating into MDITIHASFLPHDDPDASLAFYRDTLGFEVRNDVGYNGMRWITVGPRDQPGTSIVLFPPAASPGVTDEEKQTIAGMMAKGTYAIMLLATPSLDAAFERIQASGAEIVEEPTRQPYGVRDCAVRDPAGNLLRVQERAK; encoded by the coding sequence ATGGACATCACCATCCACGCCAGTTTTCTTCCGCACGACGACCCGGACGCCTCGCTGGCGTTCTACCGCGACACGCTGGGCTTCGAGGTGCGCAACGACGTCGGCTACAACGGCATGCGCTGGATCACCGTCGGCCCGCGCGACCAGCCGGGCACCTCCATCGTGCTGTTCCCGCCGGCGGCGAGCCCGGGCGTAACCGACGAGGAAAAACAGACCATCGCCGGGATGATGGCCAAGGGCACCTACGCCATCATGCTGCTGGCCACCCCGAGCCTCGATGCCGCGTTCGAACGGATCCAGGCCAGCGGTGCCGAGATCGTCGAGGAACCCACCCGGCAACCCTATGGCGTGCGCGACTGCGCGGTGCGCGATCCGGCGGGCAACCTGCTGCGCGTGCAGGAGCGGGCGAAGTAG
- a CDS encoding BON domain-containing protein, which produces MKPALPRPLAVGVFAALAASTGAFAQQATPMQSPPASSQQAGGVTGEDADNTRLNRRDRNDATTTPMDQSNSSSAIDLVAGVRKAIVDDGKLSVKARNVKVVASNGVVTLRGPVASAQEKARVEQDAASVRGVIRVDNQLDIETDSDPE; this is translated from the coding sequence ATGAAACCCGCATTGCCCAGACCCCTGGCCGTGGGCGTGTTTGCAGCGCTCGCGGCAAGTACCGGCGCGTTCGCGCAACAGGCCACGCCCATGCAGTCGCCACCGGCGTCCAGCCAGCAGGCCGGTGGCGTGACCGGCGAGGATGCCGACAACACCCGCCTCAACCGGCGCGACCGCAACGATGCCACCACCACGCCGATGGACCAGTCCAACAGCTCGTCCGCAATCGACCTGGTCGCGGGCGTGCGTAAGGCCATCGTGGACGACGGCAAGCTTTCGGTGAAGGCCCGCAACGTCAAGGTGGTGGCCAGCAACGGCGTGGTGACCCTGCGCGGGCCGGTGGCCAGCGCGCAGGAAAAGGCGCGCGTGGAGCAGGACGCCGCCAGCGTGCGCGGCGTGATCCGCGTCGACAACCAGCTCGACATCGAAACCGATTCCGATCCGGAGTGA